A single Carnobacterium inhibens subsp. inhibens DSM 13024 DNA region contains:
- a CDS encoding MmcQ/YjbR family DNA-binding protein yields MVNRSDVLRYAEEIYKTISEHLWDKYPSYEVLRHKHNEKWYAIIMNVPKNKVGLEGDEVIDILDIKCEPEMVAPLSSREGFSRAYHMNKEHWLTVILNGTVSDEEIYSLIGTSYKMTK; encoded by the coding sequence ATGGTCAATCGTTCAGATGTTTTAAGATATGCAGAAGAAATCTATAAAACTATTTCAGAGCATTTGTGGGATAAATATCCAAGTTATGAAGTGTTACGACATAAGCATAATGAAAAATGGTATGCGATTATCATGAATGTGCCTAAAAATAAAGTTGGCTTAGAAGGCGATGAAGTTATTGATATATTAGACATAAAGTGTGAACCTGAAATGGTTGCGCCTTTGTCATCACGAGAAGGATTTTCCCGTGCATACCATATGAATAAGGAACACTGGTTAACGGTTATTTTAAACGGAACTGTTTCGGATGAAGAAATATATAGTTTGATTGGTACAAGTTATAAAATGACAAAATAA